A window of Candidatus Reconcilbacillus cellulovorans genomic DNA:
GGAAAACTGACGGCGATCGCGCAGTCGAAAAACGATCGCGATCGTGACCGACCATTCATGCTGACGAAAGGAAGGGACCGACATGTCCAGTATCGGCGTTCCCGGCTTGATTCTCATCATTCTCGTCGCCTTGATCTTGTTCGGGCCGAGCAAGCTTCCAGAACTTGGGAGGGCGCTCGGCCGGACGCTTCGTGAATTCAAACAGGGCGCGCGAGACATCATGGAAGATGACGGTGCAAAACCGAACGCGCAGACGCAGGCCGTTCATCCGCCGGGCGGCGGAACTCCGGACGGCGGCGGCCGGCAAGCAGGCGGGCGCGACGAACGGTTGCCCGACTGACGGAGGAGCCGTTTTGTCGTCATGGGCGGGGAGCGGTCGCGCGCCGACGAGCCGATGCCGCTCGTCCGGCATTTGGAGGAATTGCGCCGGCGTCTCTTATATTGTCTTGCCGCGTTCGTCGTTTCAACGGCAGCGGGCCTGTTCGTGGCCGGGCCGGTTCTTCGCTTTTTGCAGCGGCAGCCGGCCGTGCGCGGTTATGAATGGGTCGCGCTGTCGCCGTGGGAGCCGATCCGGATTTACGTCGCCGTAGCGTTCACGGTCGGTCTGGCCGTGTCGCTGCCGTTTACGCTTTGGCAGCTTTGGCTGTTCGTGCGGCCCGGCTTGCGCGAGACGGAACGGCAGGCTGCGGTGAGATACGTGCCGTCGGCGGCCGTGTTGTTTTTGGCGGGGCTTGCGTTTGCGTATTACGTCGTGTTTCCGATGGCGTTTTACTTCGCGACGGAAGTATCGCGATCCCTGGATCTCAAGGAAATGTACGGCATTTCTCAGTACGTTTCGTTTCTGATCGGCATCGTGGTGCCGACGGCGCTGCTGTTCGAGCTGCCGGTCGTCGTCATGTTTCTGACGCGTATCCGG
This region includes:
- a CDS encoding twin arginine-targeting protein translocase TatC, with the protein product MGGERSRADEPMPLVRHLEELRRRLLYCLAAFVVSTAAGLFVAGPVLRFLQRQPAVRGYEWVALSPWEPIRIYVAVAFTVGLAVSLPFTLWQLWLFVRPGLRETERQAAVRYVPSAAVLFLAGLAFAYYVVFPMAFYFATEVSRSLDLKEMYGISQYVSFLIGIVVPTALLFELPVVVMFLTRIRLVTPRRLRRFRRYAYLALVVVATTVTPPDMISDVLVAVPLVLLYEFSVALSDRVYRRMVAEADGTEA